The proteins below are encoded in one region of Bombus vancouverensis nearcticus chromosome 8, iyBomVanc1_principal, whole genome shotgun sequence:
- the LOC117155859 gene encoding uncharacterized protein LOC117155859, whose product MEGSKVGKRTILDDSAENLHVPTLIRINNHNYIPHNIHIDKHEFRIGRARDNDEIILNAVISRKHCILRCKENEWTIKDVSSSATFVNNIPIVSGQSQRIYEGDVIQFSESEEFKYLFTLDVKYKHKVKKPKLDEQVLDNVLVKRKTFVENHECQKKVLKDKLQIKQKEQDKLKQQLEQQFKKKLNEEKQKWQKALSVSKLEKRMLEMKMKEQMEKWREEQQTKWKNVMENRVKEEKSIQAQLLNEKLVLEEKLKIAERALKEQEAKVGTVENNVAGSSKNFSDSCICLESMDNPSEYQTIDTIDLTNITQLTINTEEEESVLNKVNDIMDDQLTCSICSELFVKATTLNCMHTFCHHCIHLWIKKQKECPVCRAPVSSMNISIAIDNFIESILENLSTQLKERRIRIIKERQALERKRKDHCKTAMRRK is encoded by the exons ATGGAAGGTTCAAAAGTAGGAAAAAGGACAATATTGGATGATTCAGCTGAAAATCTACACGTACCTACTTTAATAAGAATTAATAATCACAATTACATTCCTCATAATATTCACATTGATAAACATGAG TTTAGAATAGGTCGTGCAAGAGATAACGACGAAATCATTTTGAATGCAGTAATATCTAGAAAGCATTGTATTTTAAGATGTAAAGAAAACGAGTGGACTATTAAAGACGTAAGTTCTTCTGCTACATTTGTTAATAATATTCCGATAGTATCTGGTCAAAGTCAAAGAATCTATGAGGGAGATGTTATACAATTTAGTGAAtctgaagaatttaaatatctaTTTACCCTTGATGTTAAATATAAACACAAAGTTAAAAAGCCTAAGCTAGATGAACAGGTATTAGACAATGTTCTTGTAAAACGGAAAACATTTGTAGAAAATCATGAATGTCAAAAAAAAGTTCTTAAAgacaaattacaaataaaacaaaaggAACAAGATAAACTAAAACAGCAATTAGAGCagcaatttaaaaagaaattgaatgAAGAGAAACAAAAGTGGCAAAAAGCATTAAGTGTAAGTAAGCTTGAGAAAAGAATGTtggaaatgaaaatgaaagagcAAATGGAAAAGTGGAGAGAAGAACAACAAACTAAGTGGAAAAATGTGATGGAGAATAgagttaaagaagaaaaaagtataCAAGCTCAACTGTTAAATGAAAAGTTAGTTTTAGAggagaaattaaaaatagcAGAAAGGGCTTTAAAAGAACAAGAAGCTAAAGTAGGAACAGTAGAAAATAATG TTGCAGGGTCTTCCAAAAATTTCAGTGATAGCTGCATATGTTTAGAAAGTATGGATAATCCTTCAGAATATCAAACTATAGATACAATAGATTTAACAAATATTACTCAGCTTACTATAAACactgaagaagaagaaagtgtACTTAATAAAGTTAATGATATAATGGATGATCAACTAACTTGTAGTATATGTTCAGAATTATTTGTGAAAGCaacaacattaaattgtatGCATACATTTTGTCATCATTGTATACACCTATGGATCAAAAAGCAAAAAGAATGTCCAGTGTGTAGAGCACCAGTATCATCAATGAATATATCAATAGctatagataattttattgaaagtattttagaaaatttatctactcaattgaaagaaagaagaataagaattataaaagaaagacaag CATTGGAGCGCAAGAGAAAAGATCATTGTAAAACTGCTatgagaagaaaataa